One window from the genome of Pirellulales bacterium encodes:
- the glk gene encoding glucokinase, which produces MILAGDVGGTKTNVGFFQVEGHGRSLRVTSVVEQTYHSREHASLDELALAFLNQHKLQASVACFGVAGPVRHGHSQATNLPWTIDAARLTAELRVERTLLINDLEANAWGVAQLDERDFAVLNQGAADSEGNAAVISAGTGLGEAGLYWDGRRHLPFGCEGGHADFSPRNALESGLLAFLLEEFGHASWERVLSGPGLHNVYRYLCRIKPGAESPEVAREIATGDPPAVISLAAQQGCCPICTEAMGLFVSLYGAEAGNLALKLMATDGVYLGGGIAPKNVAALRQGDFMRSFAAKGRMRPVLEAVPVRVILSAKAALLGAARCAATRSPLAPQAEGP; this is translated from the coding sequence ATGATTCTGGCGGGCGACGTCGGAGGAACCAAGACCAACGTCGGTTTCTTCCAAGTCGAAGGCCACGGCCGCTCGCTGCGAGTCACGTCGGTCGTCGAACAAACGTATCACAGCCGCGAACACGCGAGTCTCGACGAGCTGGCGCTGGCCTTTCTCAACCAGCACAAGCTGCAAGCTTCGGTGGCCTGCTTCGGCGTGGCCGGACCCGTGCGGCACGGCCATAGCCAGGCCACGAACCTTCCCTGGACCATCGACGCCGCCCGGCTGACAGCCGAATTGCGCGTCGAGCGAACGCTGCTCATCAACGACCTGGAAGCGAACGCCTGGGGCGTCGCCCAGCTCGACGAGCGGGATTTCGCCGTGCTGAACCAAGGCGCCGCTGATAGCGAAGGCAACGCCGCCGTGATCTCGGCCGGCACGGGCCTGGGCGAAGCCGGGCTTTACTGGGACGGCCGGCGGCACTTGCCCTTTGGCTGCGAAGGCGGGCACGCCGATTTCTCGCCCCGCAACGCGTTGGAAAGCGGGCTGCTGGCATTTCTCTTGGAAGAATTCGGGCATGCATCTTGGGAGCGGGTTCTTTCCGGCCCCGGTCTGCACAACGTTTATCGTTACCTGTGCCGAATCAAACCTGGGGCGGAATCGCCGGAGGTGGCCCGCGAGATCGCGACCGGCGACCCTCCGGCGGTGATTTCGTTGGCGGCCCAGCAGGGTTGTTGTCCGATCTGCACTGAAGCGATGGGTCTGTTCGTCTCGCTGTATGGGGCGGAGGCGGGCAACCTGGCCTTGAAGCTGATGGCGACCGACGGCGTGTACCTTGGCGGCGGCATTGCGCCGAAGAACGTGGCGGCACTCCGGCAGGGCGACTTCATGCGGTCTTTTGCCGCCAAGGGCCGCATGCGGCCGGTGTTGGAAGCGGTTCCGGTGCGGGTGATCTTATCAGCCAAGGCCGCGCTGCTGGGCGCGGCCCGCTGCGCGGCCACCCGTAGCCCGCTTGCTCCGCAAGCGGAGGGACCGTAG